The window TGATCATGCTGATCAACATCATCGGCGGACTGGTGATCGGCGTCATGCAGATGGGCATGCGCTGGGATGAAGCGCTCAAGACCTTTACCTTGCTGACGGTGGGCGACGGCATCGTGACCCAGGTTCCGGCGCTGGTGATCGCGGTCGGCACCGGCATCATCGTGACGCGCTCGGCGTCGGACGGCAACCTCAGCTCGGAAGTGCTGCGCCAGATGACGGCCTTTCCCAAGACCCTGTTCATCGTGGCCGGCGCGCTGGCGGTGCTGTTGTTCGTGCCGGGAATTCCATCGATTCCCGTGCTGGTGATTACCCTTGGCCTGTTCGGCGTGGCCATGCTGGTGCGCCGCAATGCCAAGTCGGCCGATGCCGGCGAGGCGAAGGATGAGAAGGACAAGGCCGGCGCCGGCGGCGAGCAGGATACCTATGACTTGCTCAAGGTCGAGCCGGTCGAGGTCATGGTGGGAACCAACCTGGCGCCGCTGGTCAGCGGCGAGCAAACCCTGTTCATGGAGCGGATCGCCGCGATCCGCAAGCAATATGCGCTGGAATCGGGCATGGTGCTGCCGCGCGTGCGTTTCCGCGACATGCCCCAGCTCGGCGCCAACGCCTATGAACTGCACGTGTTCGGCGTGCTGGCCGGGCGTGGCGAGATCATGACCGACCGCACCTTGGCCATCCATGGCGGCGGCGAGGCGCGTCCGATCAAGGGCATCGAAACGCGCGAGCCGACCTATGGCCTGCCCGCGATCTGGGTCGAGGATTCGGAAAAAGAGATGGCGCGCGCGGCGCGCTACACCCTGGTGGACGCCAGCACCGTGTTCATCACCCACCTGAGCGAAGTGCTCAAGCAGCAGTCCGCGATGCTGCTCACGCGCACCGAAACGGACCGCTTGCTGCAGCGCATCCGCGATCAGCAGCCGGGTCTGGTCGAAGAGCTGGTGCCGACCATCCTGACGGTCAGCGACGTGCAAAAGATCCTGCAAAATCTGTTGAAGGAAAAAGTCTCGATTCGCAATCTGGAAGTGATCCTGGAAACCCTGGTCGACGTTGCGCGCAACAGCAAGGACTTGAGCTATCTGACCGAACTGGTGCGCCAGAAGCTGGGCCCGGCGATCTGCCAGGGGCTGCTGGGCGACCTGACGGCGCTCCATGT of the Massilia violaceinigra genome contains:
- the flhA gene encoding flagellar biosynthesis protein FlhA, yielding MLALRRIFGGNSDLVLALLVVGILTVLFIPIPAGLLDFLILVNVSFAMLILLLTFYIGRPVEFSTFPSLLLIATLFRLSLNVAATRLILTDADAGRVISAIGSYVVGGNYVIGMIVFLILVVVQYVVVTSGAQRVSEVAARFTLDSMPGQQMSIDADLNMGFIDQEEAKRRRKMLEKETGFYGAMDGASKFVKGDAIAGIVIMLINIIGGLVIGVMQMGMRWDEALKTFTLLTVGDGIVTQVPALVIAVGTGIIVTRSASDGNLSSEVLRQMTAFPKTLFIVAGALAVLLFVPGIPSIPVLVITLGLFGVAMLVRRNAKSADAGEAKDEKDKAGAGGEQDTYDLLKVEPVEVMVGTNLAPLVSGEQTLFMERIAAIRKQYALESGMVLPRVRFRDMPQLGANAYELHVFGVLAGRGEIMTDRTLAIHGGGEARPIKGIETREPTYGLPAIWVEDSEKEMARAARYTLVDASTVFITHLSEVLKQQSAMLLTRTETDRLLQRIRDQQPGLVEELVPTILTVSDVQKILQNLLKEKVSIRNLEVILETLVDVARNSKDLSYLTELVRQKLGPAICQGLLGDLTALHVLTLDPAIEQALMQSVRDADAGSTMVVEPKFAEQLLGRLATQSERMMKASMLPVLLCSPDLRRHIRLLCERVVPHMRILSMAEIPNSVSLKSYATVTL